The Bicyclus anynana chromosome 3, ilBicAnyn1.1, whole genome shotgun sequence genome has a window encoding:
- the LOC112048891 gene encoding protein asteroid: MGVRGLTTYINNKRDLYLKKYHLHDTNLVIDGHNLCAQLFKDLNTFSAFGGDYDKIASYTKTFFKNLRKCNVTPYVVFDGCHERRKLRTVLSRLRSKLKGTVLLDPVTQDSLKIFPYMLRDIFREVLIEMEISYTICEFEADDEIAALARHLNCPVLSYDSDFFIYNVLYIPFNMLEAKPIQVVVDGVKIFAMECKLYKLQHLCQHSGLQEEVLPLLATLLGNDFVEKQVFSKFFSQLKLPKTKKKLNEEQRSIHALLNWLKNETLDSAITKILDRFKGSQKNKIRTIIKKSIDGYYSNDCNSIKYFNLQTHNEVTKYDFKMPETDEDGGTADDDLDDERDAASFSDAGSSQEDELNVQEITKHACNTLPDWFSDKIRKNLVPTSYLNLYAHHLHVCNPQAEDFTNEDSFLNVLPILRYAFDILTDFCHDNCLYYSRESSRYTKLLVGREYSVERPLDMSYEQLTNVQLKQYFNNFLDIKLQNLNYALIEQLPSNFQLFMISILWWISNCHVPEAHVHSLFMSYIMLQVIDEKTGTARGHFHFNNRHAIKLQVLRQDAAESIEINELYLNRNKVQYEDCVLAASVLLKHFDIDASILKKPKSYDIQKIHSFAQFQCALQQINALNTLCTSPYESTICYKSYSGTFIYNIALQLENQSDPEAFLEQYIKGSTTVLMFYKSICKVYKELVKEMNIQTEQSQSRKRKRGRWNT, translated from the coding sequence ATGGGTGTGCGCGGCTTAacaacatatataaataacaaacgAGATTTGTATCTCAAAAAGTATCATTTACATGATACCAACCTGGTTATTGATGGCCATAATTTGTGTGCCCAGCTGTTTAAAGATTTGAACACTTTTTCAGCGTTTGGAGGCGATTATGACAAGATTGCGTCATATACGAAGACTTTTTTTAAGAATCTGCGAAAATGCAATGTGACCCCATATGTTGTATTTGATGGTTGCCACGAGAGAAGGAAGTTGAGGACGGTGCTCAGTCGCCTTAGATCCAAATTAAAAGGAACTGTTCTGTTGGATCCAGTTACACAAGACTCCCTGAAGATCTTCCCTTATATGCTGAGAGACATTTTTAGAGAGGTGCTTATAGAAATGGAAATTTCCTATACTATATGTGAGTTTGAAGCTGACGATGAGATTGCTGCTCTAGCACGTCACTTAAACTGCCCAGTACTGAGCTATGATTCTGATTTCTTCATTTACAATGTTCTATACATCCCATTTAACATGTTAGAAGCTAAACCAATTCAAGTCGTAGTGGATGGTGTAAAGATTTTTGCAATGGAATGTAAGTTATACAAATTACAACACTTGTGTCAACATTCTGGCCTACAAGAGGAAGTCTTGCCTTTACTAGCAACTCTGCTCGGGAATGATTTTGTAGAGAAGCAGGTCTTTAGTAAATTTTTCAGTCAATTGAAATTGCCTAAAACTAAGAAAAAACTAAATGAAGAACAGAGAAGTATACATGCTTTGCTCAACTGGTTGAAAAATGAAACATTAGACTCTGCAATAACCAAAATCTTAGACAGGTTTAAGGGAAGTCAGAAAAATAAGATTCgcacaataataaaaaagagtATTGATGGATATTATTCAAATGACTgtaattcaattaaatatttcaatctACAGACTCATAATGAAGTTacaaaatatgattttaaaatgcCTGAAACTGATGAAGACGGTGGAACTGCTGATGATGATTTAGATGATGAAAGAGATGCTGCAAGCTTTTCTGATGCAGGTAGCTCTCAAGAAGACGAACTCAATGTACAGGAAATCACAAAACATGCTTGTAACACTTTACCTGATTGGTTTTCTGACAAAATTCGTAAAAATCTTGTACCAACTTCATATTTAAATTTGTATGCACATCATTTGCATGTTTGTAATCCACAAGCAGAAGATTTCACCAATGAGGATTCTTTTCTCAATGTTTTACCTATTTTACGATATGCTTTTGACATTTTGACAGATTTTTGTCATGACAATTGTCTGTATTATAGCAGAGAAAGCAGCAGGTACACTAAATTATTAGTTGGTAGAGAATACTCTGTTGAAAGACCTCTTGATATGTCTTATGAACAACTCACAAATGTGCAGTTGAagcaatattttaacaattttcttGATATCAAACTCCAGAATTTGAATTATGCTCTGATAGAGCAGTTGCCATCAAATTTTCAACTTTTTATGATATCAATTCTTTGGTGGATTTCTAATTGTCATGTACCAGAAGCACACGTTCATAGCTTATTCATGTCATACATTATGTTACAAGTGATTGATGAAAAAACTGGTACTGCACGTGGTCACTTTCACTTTAATAACAGACATGCAATCAAACTTCAAGTGTTGAGACAAGATGCAGCAGAAAGTATAGAAATAAATGAGTTATATTTGAATAGAAACAAAGTACAGTACGAAGATTGTGTGTTAGCTGCCAGTGTACTTCTAAAACATTTTGATATAGATGCTAGTATACTTAAAAAGCCTAAAAGTTATGATATTCAGAAAATACATTCGTTCGCCCAATTCCAATGTGCATTACAGCAAATTAATGCATTAAACACCTTATGTACTTCACCATATGAAAGTACAATTTGCTATAAAAGTTACAGTGGCacgtttatatataatattgcaTTACAGTTGGAAAATCAGTCTGACCCTGAAGCGTTTCTGGAACAGTATATTAAAGGTTCTACTACtgtattaatgttttataaaagtatttgtAAAGTTTATAAGGAGCTGGTGAAAGAAATGAATATACAAACAGAGCAATCTCAGTCTCGGAAACGAAAAAGGGGCCGTTGGAATACATAA